From the Solanum lycopersicum chromosome 10, SLM_r2.1 genome, one window contains:
- the LOC138338911 gene encoding uncharacterized protein gives MELKDSLLIKMNESFALGGDDILRFQDRLCVPYLDDLRTTIVVETYCSRYSIHLGSTKMYHDLKQIYWWDGMKKDIAEYVAKCPNCQQVKEEYIKTGSQTQIIENSYAYNKKWPLEFDVGDQVNLKISPMKGVRRFGSMWKLSPRYVGPYETLQYVGEVYYELALPTAVASIHPVFHVSILKKCLGDPASILPMDGLGVDEDLSSEEVPVVILDRQVK, from the exons ATGGAGCTAAAGGACTCACTGTTGataaagatgaatgagtctttcgcTTTAGGAGGTGATGACATACTTAGATTTCAAGACAGGTTGTGTGTACCATATTTGGATGATTTGCGAACTACAATTGTTGTAGAGACCTATtgttccagatattccatacatctaggttccaccaagatgtatcatgatcttaaacagatttattggtgggatggcatgaagaaggacattgcagaatacgtggccaagtgtcctaattgtcagcaaGTTAAGGAAGAATATATTAAGACTGGCAGTCAaactcagattattgag AATTCATATGCATATAACAAAAAATggcccttagagtttgatgttggtgaccaggtcaatctgaagatatcacctatgaagggggtgagGAGGTTTGGAAGTATGTggaagttgagtccgaggtacGTTGGGCCTTACGAGACCCTACAATATGTTGGTGAGGTGTActatgagttggcattgccTACGGCAGTTGCTTCTATCCATCCTGTCTTTCATGTATCCATTttaaagaagtgcctaggtgatccagcatctATTCTACCCATGGATGGTTTGGGGGTCGATGAAGATTTGTCCTCTGAGGAGGTACCTGTTGTgatcttagacagacaggtcaaatga